From Bradysia coprophila strain Holo2 unplaced genomic scaffold, BU_Bcop_v1 contig_324, whole genome shotgun sequence, the proteins below share one genomic window:
- the LOC119079417 gene encoding lysophospholipid acyltransferase 1, giving the protein METLKIGMNDGQYDGSKRFLWLADLCGLSVDLINFLLSQVLALFLASFFRSFLHPTKVPSGIRHIYGLSIGLCLGYFCFGQQAIHIAGLPALCYIVIRTQNPQIVQRVVLVVSMLYLSCIHLHRLFYDYGSATVDITGPLMIITQKVTTLAFSIHDGVYRDESELSKTQQYHAVRQLPSALEYFAYVLHFQGLMAGPLVFYRDYIEFIEGSHILRHTPSSNGNLDQNLNSKKIIMEPSPMKAVVKKVIGSLICAFVYMKFVTVYPIDALKDKEFSTGTSFLYKMWFIMTSTTVTRFKYYHAWLLADAICNNSGLGFNGYDKDGNVKWDLISNINVVSFELATNVRDAINNWNLGTNRWLRNVVYDRVPKQYGTYLVFALSALWHGFYPGYYITFAYMALVVTAARTARKLFRYRFQDTAFKRRFYDILTILITRVFMGYTTFPFVLLELQSSIRLFVDVYGCLHLVALFVNIVLPKLLQGEKRSNSLKASTEQTKTVDSAGPVDACDINETTKTTSSTDKLNDFNRTNGMNGNKVLDSKNGVNVRATMNGANDMNNLSYMIREKIDCETRNIENFIDKTVDKTVTGIVELKDDLMSYGNDDQIYMNADGLRQRNVDRKSDNENFIRKEIEALNNAVQQNNVLPAVLSNGHAK; this is encoded by the exons ATAAACTTCCTGTTATCGCAAGTGTTAGCGCTCTTCCTCGCATCGTTCTTCCGTTCGTTTTTACATCCGACAAAAGTACCATCTGGCATTCGACATATATACGGCTTATCGATTGGCCTGTGTTTGGGCTATTTTTGTTTCGGGCAACAAGCTATTCACATAGCCGGTCTTCCAGCCCTTTGTTACATTGTTATTCGTACCCAAAATCCTCAGATTGTTCAACG TGTTGTTCTGGTCGTCTCAATGCTGTATCTGTCCTGCATTCATCTTCACAGACTTTTTTACGACTATGGATCAGCTACGGTGGACATTACTGG GCCACTGATGATTATCACACAAAAGGTGACGACTCTAGCGTTTAGCATACACGATGGCGTTTACCGGGATGAAAGTGAACTATCCAAGACACAACAATATCATGCTGTCCGCCAGTTGCCATCAGCGTTGGAGTATTTTGCGTACGTGCTGCATTTTCAGGGACTCATGGCTGGTCCTTTGGTCTTTTACCGAGATTACATCGAGTTCATTGAAGGTTCACATATTCTGAGGCATACACCGAGTAGTAAT GGTAACTTGGATCAAAATTTGAACAGCAAAAAGATAATCATGGAACCATCACCAATGAAAGCAGTCGTGAAAAAAGTCATCGGCAGTTTGATCTGTGCATTTGTGTACATGAAGTTTGTCACGGTGTATCCAATAGATGCATTGAAag ACAAGGAATTCTCAACGGGTACatcatttttgtacaaaatgtgGTTCATAATGACATCCACAACCGTCACAAGATTCAAGTATTATCACGCCTGGCTGTTGGCCGATGCAATATGCAATAATTCGGGCCTTGGATTCAACGGCTATGACAAAGATGGCAACGTTAAATGGGACCTAATATCCAACATTAACGTTGTGTCATTTGAA CTTGCTACAAATGTTAGAGATGCCATAAATAATTGGAACCTGGGAACTAATAGGTGGTTAAGAAACGTTGTGTACGACAGAGTACCCAAACAGTATGGAACATATTTAGTATTCGCTTTAAGTGCCTTATGGCATGGATTTTACCCTGGCTATTATATTACGTTTGCTTACATGGCGCTTGTAGTCACTGCAGCTAGAACG GCCAGAAAACTCTTCCGATACCGCTTCCAAGATACAGCATTTAAGCGCcgattttatgatattttaaCTATTCTCATAACAAGAGTGTTTATGGGCTACACAACATTTCCCTTTGTTTTACTCGAGTTACAG TCCAGCATCAGATTATTCGTGGATGTATATGGGTGCCTTCATCTAGTCGCTTTGTTCGTAAATATTGTCTTGCCGAAACTGTTGCAAGGCGAAAAACGATCAAATTCCTTAAAAGCCTCAACCGAGCAGACCAAAACTGTTGACAGTGCTGGACCGGTTGATGCATGTGATATtaatgaaacaacaaaaacaacatcaTCAACGGacaaattgaatgattttaaTAGAACTAACGGTATGAATGGAAATAAAGTTCTTGATAGCAAGAACGGTGTGAATGTTCGAGCAACCATGAACGGTGCAAACGATATGAACAATTTGTCGTACATGATACGTGAGAAGATTGACTGTGAGAcgagaaatattgaaaattttatcgataaaactgTGGACAAAACGGTTACGGGTATTGTTGAACTTAAAGATGATTTAATGAGTTACGGTAACGACGATCAAATCTATATGAATGCTGACGGTTTACGGCAGCGTAATGTTGACAGAAAATCggataatgaaaattttatcagaaaGGAAATTGAGGCTTTAAATAATGCTGTTCAACAGAACAATGTTTTACCTGCTGTTTTAAGCAATGGACATGCCAAATAA